The Pueribacillus theae nucleotide sequence AGACAGAAGGAGTTTTTCGTAAATGAAAGATAGTCATGAACCAAAAAAATATGAATTTTTGGCAGACGATCCCAATGTAAAAGTGATGCCAATAATGCTTTCATTAATCATCGGTACTTTTTTTGCAATATTGAACGAGACGTTACTGAATATTGCCCTTACAACATTGATGCATGAATTTAATATTTCGTTGCCAACGGTTCAATGGATGGCAACAGGTTTCATGCTAGTCATGGGGATTGTGATTCCGATTTCCGCTTTATTACTGCAATGGTTCACTACCAGACAATTATTTTTAGGCACCATGATTGTTTTTACCATCGGAACGACGATCAGTGCTTTTGCACCAACTTTTCCGATCTTGTTAGTTGGGCGGTTAACCCAGGCAATTGGAACAGGCTTGCTTATGCCCATTATATTTAATGTGTTTTTATTAATTTACCCACCAAATAGACGTGGCAAAATTATGGGGATCGTTGGCCTTGTTATCATGTTTGCTCCTGCCATTGGACCAACTCTGTCAGGAATTATTGTTGAATATTTAGGTTGGCGTTATTTATTTATTACCGTCATCCCATTTGCTTTATTCTCAATCGCATTTGCTTATAAGTACCTCATCAATGTTTCAGAGATTACCCGGCCGAAGATTGATATCATATCACTTATTTTTTCAACGATTGGGTTTGGAGCAGTTATTTATGGATTCAGTGCTGCAGGGGAAAGTGAAGCTGGATTCTTTAGCCCAAATGTATATATCGCGATAACTGCCGGAATCATTGGCATCGTTTTATTTTCAATGAGACAATTAAAGCTTGAGGAACCAATAATGGATTTAAGGGTTTTTAAATATCCAATGTATACACACG carries:
- a CDS encoding MDR family MFS transporter, whose translation is MKDSHEPKKYEFLADDPNVKVMPIMLSLIIGTFFAILNETLLNIALTTLMHEFNISLPTVQWMATGFMLVMGIVIPISALLLQWFTTRQLFLGTMIVFTIGTTISAFAPTFPILLVGRLTQAIGTGLLMPIIFNVFLLIYPPNRRGKIMGIVGLVIMFAPAIGPTLSGIIVEYLGWRYLFITVIPFALFSIAFAYKYLINVSEITRPKIDIISLIFSTIGFGAVIYGFSAAGESEAGFFSPNVYIAITAGIIGIVLFSMRQLKLEEPIMDLRVFKYPMYTHAVLMFLIIIMAMFASEIILPIYMQGPLALTAATAGLVLLPGSILNGAMSPFMGHLFDKFGPRVLMVPATIVLSGTMFMMSRLNIDTPLWVIIVGYILLMLAVSATMMPAETNGLNQLPKRLYPHGTAVMTTLQPVAGAIGVSVFISIMNARQLHFLQNTNNPQDPATINQAMVAGVELVYFIAFAISIAAIIMALFVYRAVPKEIDELPQKER